Proteins from a genomic interval of Qipengyuania sp. JC766:
- a CDS encoding DUF4886 domain-containing protein: MNRLIGTILAAFALLNAAPAFAEPEEADPQTILFIGNSFTQGANSAVLRYRPDSVEDLNGEGVGGIPALFAKFAEQAGIEWRVAHELRGGTTLDFHLNERRDLIDRAWDVVVMQQFSVLDPQNPGDATTTLRDAPALARMFEMRNDDVRVLLMATWSRADQAYRPEGNWFGQPVDAMSMDVRRGLDRADEASDAIDGVIPVGEAWNRAMDMQIADPNPYDGRTYDQIDLWSYDHYHASAEGSYLEALVVFAQITGYDVRKFGDGERAAHELGIEPKVAGQLQQVAIAQLEREGLVRFDR; this comes from the coding sequence ATGAACCGCTTGATCGGGACCATACTCGCCGCTTTTGCGCTGCTGAACGCCGCGCCCGCATTCGCCGAGCCGGAGGAGGCAGATCCTCAGACGATCCTCTTCATCGGCAACAGCTTCACGCAAGGCGCCAACTCCGCCGTGCTGCGGTACCGGCCGGACAGCGTCGAGGATTTAAACGGGGAGGGCGTGGGAGGCATCCCGGCCCTCTTCGCGAAATTCGCGGAGCAGGCCGGGATCGAGTGGCGCGTCGCGCACGAGCTTCGCGGCGGGACCACGCTGGACTTCCATTTGAACGAGCGGCGCGACCTGATCGACCGGGCGTGGGACGTGGTAGTCATGCAGCAGTTCTCGGTCCTCGATCCGCAGAACCCGGGCGACGCGACCACGACCCTGCGCGATGCCCCGGCGCTGGCGCGGATGTTCGAGATGCGCAACGACGATGTCCGGGTCCTGCTGATGGCGACCTGGAGCAGGGCGGACCAGGCCTATCGCCCGGAAGGCAACTGGTTCGGGCAGCCCGTGGACGCGATGTCGATGGATGTCCGGCGCGGACTGGACCGGGCCGACGAGGCATCGGACGCGATCGACGGCGTGATACCCGTGGGCGAGGCGTGGAACCGGGCGATGGACATGCAGATCGCCGATCCCAATCCGTATGACGGGCGCACCTACGACCAGATCGATCTCTGGAGCTACGACCATTACCACGCGAGCGCGGAAGGATCGTATCTGGAAGCGCTGGTCGTGTTCGCGCAGATCACCGGTTACGACGTGCGCAAGTTCGGCGACGGGGAACGAGCCGCGCACGAACTCGGCATCGAACCGAAGGTCGCGGGTCAGTTGCAGCAGGTCGCGATCGCGCAGCTGGAACGCGAAGGACTGGTCCGCTTCGACCGCTAG
- the topA gene encoding type I DNA topoisomerase, producing MQLVIVESPAKAKTIEKYLGKDFKVLASYGHVRDLPPKDGSVRPDEDFAMDWELYRDKQSRFKEIADAAKKADRLVLATDPDREGEAISWHVRELLKKRKALPEKVDRVTFNAITKSAVTEAMGRPRDLDGDLIDAYLARRALDYLYGFTLSPVLWRRLPGAKSAGRVQSVALRLICEREHEIETFVADEYWSVIAKLEQDGTEFDARLVRFEGKKLEKLSLGNKGSADKARAAVEQGRFTVEDTETKPLKRNPAPPFTTSTLQQEAARKLGFSASHTMRCAQSLYEAGAITYMRTDGVQMDGSAISAARKAISDRYDARYLPEKPRHYSTKAKNAQEAHEAIRPTNFTRDRAGSGDEGKLYDLIFKRAMASQMAPAQLERTTVTLRDGTGQHELRATGQVVKFPGFFAVYQEGFDDKDDGGDDGDNLLPVINKGDCPAKKAVEANQHFTQPPPRYSEASLVKRLEELGIGRPSTYASTIQTLRDRDYVRMEQKRFFAEESGRLLTAFLERFFPKYVAYEFTAGMEDDLDTVSDGREEWKKLLAAFWQDFKPKTEEVMEKKPSEVTEVLDEYLSDFLFPPRADGKPPRYCPLCDQEGREGGELHLRGGRYGAFVACANYPECKFTRRFAQPGADGGDGGEEGAMGKHPETGLEIERKSGRFGPYVQMGEGKEAKRASIPKDLDDFDLEWAIKLLDLPRIVGAHPETGKEIEAAIGRYGPYLRHDGKYGKLSNTREVFEVGMNRAVDILAQAANRKGGGRQKAEPIKTLGEHPTSGAEMKVMPGRYGPYVTDGTTNATIPKDVKPEDLTEAQAIELIDARVAKGPAKKKRKAPAKKPAAKKKAPAKKKAAAKKSPAKTGD from the coding sequence ATGCAACTGGTCATCGTCGAATCGCCGGCCAAGGCGAAAACCATCGAGAAATATCTCGGCAAGGACTTCAAGGTCCTCGCATCCTACGGCCACGTCCGCGACCTGCCGCCCAAGGACGGCAGCGTCCGCCCGGACGAGGATTTCGCGATGGACTGGGAACTCTATCGCGACAAGCAGAGCCGCTTCAAGGAGATCGCCGACGCGGCCAAGAAGGCGGACCGGCTGGTCCTCGCCACCGACCCCGACCGGGAAGGGGAAGCGATCAGCTGGCACGTGCGCGAGCTGCTGAAGAAGCGCAAGGCGCTGCCCGAGAAGGTCGACCGGGTGACCTTCAACGCGATCACCAAGAGCGCAGTTACCGAGGCGATGGGGCGGCCGCGCGACCTCGATGGCGATCTCATCGATGCGTATCTCGCGCGCCGGGCGCTCGACTATCTCTACGGTTTCACGCTGAGCCCGGTGCTCTGGCGCAGGTTGCCCGGCGCCAAGTCGGCGGGCCGCGTCCAGTCGGTCGCGCTGCGGCTGATCTGCGAGCGCGAACACGAGATCGAGACCTTCGTCGCCGACGAATACTGGTCCGTCATCGCGAAGCTGGAGCAGGACGGCACGGAATTCGACGCGCGGCTCGTCCGCTTCGAAGGCAAGAAGCTCGAAAAGCTGTCCCTGGGCAACAAGGGCAGTGCGGACAAGGCGAGGGCCGCGGTAGAGCAGGGCCGCTTCACGGTAGAGGATACCGAGACGAAGCCGCTGAAGCGCAATCCCGCGCCGCCATTCACCACCAGCACGCTGCAACAGGAAGCCGCGCGCAAGCTGGGCTTCTCCGCCAGCCATACGATGCGCTGCGCGCAGTCGCTCTACGAAGCGGGCGCGATCACCTACATGCGGACCGACGGCGTGCAGATGGACGGCAGCGCGATCAGCGCCGCGCGCAAGGCCATCAGCGACCGGTACGATGCGCGCTACCTCCCGGAAAAGCCGCGCCATTACAGCACGAAGGCGAAGAATGCTCAGGAAGCGCACGAGGCGATCCGGCCGACCAACTTCACGCGCGACCGCGCCGGTTCCGGCGACGAGGGCAAGCTCTACGACCTGATCTTCAAGCGGGCGATGGCGAGCCAGATGGCCCCGGCGCAGCTCGAGCGCACGACCGTCACCCTGCGCGACGGGACCGGCCAGCACGAATTGCGCGCGACCGGGCAGGTGGTGAAGTTCCCCGGCTTCTTCGCGGTCTACCAGGAAGGTTTCGACGACAAGGATGACGGCGGGGACGACGGCGACAATCTGCTGCCGGTCATCAACAAGGGCGATTGTCCGGCGAAGAAGGCAGTCGAGGCTAACCAGCATTTCACGCAGCCGCCGCCCCGCTATTCCGAAGCGAGCCTGGTCAAGCGGCTGGAGGAACTGGGTATCGGTCGGCCTTCGACCTATGCCAGCACGATCCAGACCCTGCGCGACCGCGATTATGTCCGCATGGAGCAGAAGCGTTTCTTCGCAGAGGAATCCGGCCGGCTGCTGACAGCGTTTCTCGAGCGCTTTTTCCCGAAATACGTGGCGTACGAGTTCACCGCCGGGATGGAGGACGATCTCGACACGGTCAGCGACGGGCGCGAGGAATGGAAGAAACTGCTCGCCGCCTTCTGGCAGGACTTCAAGCCCAAGACCGAAGAGGTGATGGAGAAGAAGCCTTCCGAAGTCACCGAGGTCCTCGACGAGTACCTGTCCGATTTCCTTTTCCCGCCGCGCGCCGACGGGAAGCCGCCGCGCTATTGCCCGCTCTGCGACCAGGAAGGCCGCGAAGGCGGCGAACTGCACTTGCGTGGCGGCCGCTACGGGGCCTTCGTCGCCTGTGCGAATTACCCCGAGTGCAAGTTCACCCGCCGGTTCGCCCAACCCGGAGCGGACGGCGGCGACGGCGGCGAGGAAGGTGCGATGGGCAAGCACCCGGAAACCGGCCTCGAAATCGAACGCAAGTCGGGACGCTTCGGTCCCTACGTCCAGATGGGCGAGGGCAAGGAAGCCAAACGGGCGAGCATCCCCAAGGATCTCGACGATTTCGACCTGGAATGGGCGATCAAGCTGCTCGACCTGCCGCGCATCGTCGGCGCGCACCCGGAAACCGGCAAGGAGATCGAAGCCGCGATTGGGCGTTACGGGCCGTATCTCAGGCACGACGGCAAGTACGGCAAGCTGTCGAACACGCGCGAAGTGTTCGAAGTGGGCATGAACCGGGCGGTCGATATCCTCGCGCAGGCGGCCAATCGCAAGGGTGGCGGGCGCCAGAAGGCGGAGCCGATCAAGACGCTGGGCGAGCACCCGACCAGCGGCGCCGAAATGAAGGTCATGCCCGGGCGCTACGGCCCCTATGTCACCGACGGGACGACCAATGCCACGATCCCCAAGGACGTGAAGCCCGAAGACCTGACCGAAGCCCAGGCGATCGAACTGATCGATGCGCGGGTGGCCAAGGGACCGGCGAAAAAGAAGCGCAAGGCCCCGGCGAAGAAACCCGCCGCCAAGAAGAAGGCGCCTGCCAAGAAGAAGGCAGCGGCCAAAAAGTCCCCGGCCAAGACCGGGGACTGA
- the era gene encoding GTPase Era: MSDETGQRCGVVAIIGAPNAGKSTLVNQLVGQKVAITSAKAQTTRARMLGIALHEKVQMVLVDTPGIFSPKRKLDRAMVSAAWDGAEAADAVLLLVDPIKQRRHELEPLLEALGRRPERKILVLNKVDKARKEPLLALAQELGDKAEFTEVFFVSALTGDGVPEMKAAIAGMMPEAPWMYPEDQVSDASERLLAAEITREQLYRQLHEELPYDSAVRPERYIERKDGSVEIHQQIVIARESQRPIVLGKGGSRIKAIGEAARGELSELLGVPVHLFLHVKVEEGWAESREVYEEIGLEWKG; encoded by the coding sequence ATGAGCGACGAAACAGGCCAGCGATGCGGTGTCGTCGCGATCATCGGCGCGCCCAATGCGGGCAAGTCCACGCTCGTCAACCAGCTGGTGGGCCAGAAGGTGGCGATCACCAGTGCCAAGGCGCAGACGACCCGCGCGCGGATGCTGGGCATCGCCCTGCACGAAAAAGTGCAGATGGTCCTGGTCGATACGCCGGGGATCTTCTCGCCCAAGCGCAAGCTGGACCGGGCGATGGTCAGCGCGGCATGGGACGGGGCGGAAGCGGCCGACGCGGTCCTCCTGCTGGTCGATCCGATCAAGCAGCGCCGGCACGAACTGGAACCGCTGCTGGAAGCGCTCGGCCGGCGGCCGGAGCGCAAGATCCTCGTCCTCAACAAGGTCGACAAGGCGCGGAAGGAGCCCCTTCTCGCACTGGCTCAGGAACTGGGCGACAAGGCCGAATTCACCGAGGTCTTCTTCGTCTCCGCGCTGACCGGCGACGGGGTTCCGGAAATGAAGGCGGCGATTGCCGGAATGATGCCGGAAGCCCCCTGGATGTACCCGGAAGACCAGGTCAGCGACGCCAGCGAACGCCTTCTGGCGGCGGAAATCACGCGCGAGCAGCTCTATCGCCAGCTGCACGAGGAACTGCCGTATGACAGCGCCGTGCGGCCCGAACGCTATATCGAACGCAAGGACGGCAGCGTGGAAATCCACCAGCAGATCGTCATCGCCCGCGAAAGCCAGCGCCCCATCGTCCTCGGCAAGGGCGGGTCGCGCATCAAGGCGATCGGCGAGGCAGCGCGCGGCGAACTGAGCGAACTGCTCGGCGTGCCCGTGCACCTCTTCCTGCACGTGAAAGTCGAGGAAGGCTGGGCCGAAAGCCGCGAAGTGTACGAGGAAATCGGGCTGGAATGGAAAGGCTGA
- a CDS encoding response regulator, with translation MPEPANEQADAPAPRVQPEAAPPSEAAEPKPLGRNPVAPGARRALIVDDSRMVRRISRGLLEGCGYTVTEAENGTEAIARVRADGMPQLVMLDWNMPEMNGLETLKALRENAGDAMPRVLFCTTNSDSLDIHKGIEAGAQEWMVKPFDKAALEAKLERIGAI, from the coding sequence ATGCCGGAGCCCGCCAACGAGCAGGCCGATGCGCCCGCACCGCGCGTCCAGCCCGAGGCCGCCCCGCCTTCCGAAGCTGCGGAGCCGAAACCGCTCGGCCGCAATCCGGTGGCACCGGGCGCGCGCCGCGCGCTGATCGTCGATGACAGCCGGATGGTCCGCCGGATCTCGCGCGGGCTCCTTGAAGGCTGCGGCTACACGGTCACCGAAGCCGAGAACGGCACCGAGGCGATTGCCCGCGTGCGCGCCGACGGCATGCCGCAACTGGTGATGCTGGATTGGAACATGCCCGAAATGAATGGGCTGGAAACGCTGAAGGCCCTGCGCGAAAACGCGGGCGACGCGATGCCGCGGGTCCTGTTCTGCACCACCAATTCCGACTCGCTCGACATCCACAAGGGGATCGAGGCAGGCGCGCAGGAATGGATGGTGAAGCCGTTCGACAAAGCCGCGCTGGAAGCGAAGCTCGAACGGATCGGCGCCATCTGA
- the murI gene encoding glutamate racemase: MDRNSPILLFDSGVGGLTVLAELRELQPDAPVLFAADHAGMPYGTKTEPEVAARVAGLLGRMAERYQPSLICIACNTASTIALSMVREVLEVPIVGTVPAIKPAAGMTKTGTIGLLGTEATIRQPYVDQLEQDFASDHRLLRHAAPGLVQLAEAKLRGRDVSVDDVTAEVRALVMQPGGQDIDTIVLACTHFPLLLDELAEAFGDGIAFVDGSRGIARRIAALTEGMKLERAEPDRAVTTGDLESFKELTDSFVAFNIHRLERF, encoded by the coding sequence ATGGATCGAAATTCTCCCATCCTGCTGTTCGATTCCGGTGTCGGCGGGCTAACGGTGCTGGCGGAACTGCGCGAATTGCAGCCCGACGCGCCGGTCCTGTTCGCCGCCGATCATGCCGGGATGCCGTACGGCACCAAGACCGAGCCCGAGGTCGCCGCACGGGTCGCGGGGCTGCTCGGCCGGATGGCGGAACGATACCAGCCCAGCCTGATCTGCATCGCCTGCAATACCGCCAGCACGATCGCCCTCAGCATGGTGCGCGAGGTCCTCGAAGTGCCGATCGTCGGCACCGTGCCCGCGATCAAGCCGGCGGCGGGCATGACGAAGACGGGCACGATCGGCCTGCTCGGGACCGAGGCTACGATCCGGCAGCCTTACGTGGACCAGTTGGAACAGGACTTCGCCAGCGACCACCGCCTGCTCCGCCATGCCGCGCCGGGCCTGGTGCAACTGGCGGAAGCCAAGCTGCGCGGCCGGGACGTGTCGGTCGACGACGTCACGGCGGAGGTCCGCGCGCTCGTCATGCAGCCGGGCGGTCAGGATATCGACACGATCGTGCTCGCCTGCACCCATTTCCCACTCCTGCTGGACGAGCTGGCCGAAGCGTTCGGCGACGGGATCGCATTCGTCGACGGATCGCGGGGAATCGCGCGCCGGATCGCCGCCTTGACCGAGGGCATGAAGCTCGAACGGGCCGAGCCGGATCGCGCGGTCACCACAGGCGACTTGGAAAGCTTCAAAGAACTCACCGACAGTTTCGTGGCATTCAACATCCATCGCCTTGAGCGCTTCTAG
- the dprA gene encoding DNA-processing protein DprA produces MTGLSQGEAFARIRLLRSPRIGPVSYAQLLARFGDAQSAIEALPELGKRGGAAYRAAPVEGIEREIDAVRKAGARYLFHDQADYPALLSQAEGAPPILTWRGDVSLAGRPCVAMVGARNASAAAVKLARDLARELSGEGFVVVSGLARGIDGACHEGAIPQTVGVIASGIDIAYPPQHAQLQDRIANEGLLLAEQPPGTEPRGSHFPSRNRIIAGLAVGTLVVEAAPKSGSLITARLAGEAGREVMAIPGSPLDARSHGCNQLIREGAVLVQSAQDVVELLGGFDGQPKSTVREAERHFDHAPEELADAEPAEIADLLTTAPVAVDELIRQSGAGAAAVQLALLELEIAGRLQRHAGGRVSIHGGNET; encoded by the coding sequence GTGACCGGCCTGTCGCAGGGCGAGGCGTTCGCCCGCATCCGTCTCCTGCGCAGTCCGCGCATCGGACCGGTCAGCTATGCACAGCTGCTGGCGCGGTTCGGCGATGCGCAATCCGCGATCGAGGCCCTGCCGGAACTCGGCAAGCGGGGCGGGGCGGCCTATCGCGCAGCGCCGGTCGAGGGCATCGAGCGGGAGATCGACGCCGTTCGCAAGGCAGGCGCGCGCTACCTCTTCCACGATCAGGCCGATTATCCCGCACTGCTGTCGCAAGCCGAAGGCGCGCCGCCGATCCTGACCTGGCGCGGCGACGTGTCGCTTGCGGGGAGGCCCTGCGTGGCGATGGTCGGCGCGCGCAACGCCAGCGCAGCGGCGGTGAAGCTGGCGCGCGATCTTGCACGGGAGCTGAGCGGAGAAGGCTTCGTGGTCGTCTCCGGCCTCGCTCGGGGCATAGACGGCGCCTGCCATGAAGGCGCGATACCGCAGACCGTCGGCGTCATCGCCAGCGGTATCGACATCGCCTACCCGCCGCAGCACGCGCAGTTGCAGGACCGCATCGCGAACGAGGGGCTGCTGCTCGCCGAGCAGCCGCCCGGCACCGAGCCGCGCGGCAGCCACTTCCCGAGCCGCAACCGGATCATCGCCGGTCTGGCCGTGGGCACGCTCGTCGTGGAAGCGGCCCCCAAATCGGGTTCTCTCATCACGGCGAGGCTGGCCGGCGAAGCGGGACGCGAAGTGATGGCGATACCGGGCAGTCCGCTCGACGCACGAAGCCATGGCTGTAACCAGTTGATCCGCGAAGGGGCGGTCCTCGTCCAGTCCGCGCAGGATGTCGTCGAATTGCTGGGCGGGTTCGACGGCCAGCCGAAATCGACCGTGCGGGAAGCGGAACGCCATTTCGATCATGCGCCCGAGGAACTCGCCGATGCGGAACCGGCCGAGATCGCGGACCTGCTGACCACCGCACCGGTTGCGGTGGACGAGCTGATCCGGCAATCGGGTGCGGGTGCAGCCGCGGTGCAACTTGCGCTGCTGGAACTGGAAATTGCCGGAAGGCTGCAGCGCCACGCCGGGGGGCGAGTGAGTATCCACGGGGGGAACGAGACGTGA
- the pgi gene encoding glucose-6-phosphate isomerase — MGDAAGTILDRLAGHERQGLHALFDADPDRVGKLATRFEWGEGETAGGIRFDWSKTHLDDVLLDGFEELAQACDFAGKRRALLSGETINVTEGRAAEHTAQRGTGADSSVEEAQALHQRMRLLVEAIHAGALGEIEHLIHIGIGGSALGPAMAVSALTRDLELVDCHVVSNIDGLALEAAFAKCNPAKTLIAVASKTFTTIETMTNAQSALKWLEDNGVSDPGGRVIALTASPDKAVEWGVDETRILPFGESVGGRYSLWSSIGFPVALAAGWDEFEAMLAGARAMDEHFRDTDGRDNLPLRAAFADQYYARLRGCQTRACFAYDERLALLPDYLQQLEMESNGKRVTSAGEDVDGPTAPITWGGVGTDAQHAVFQLLHQGTHLVPVDFIASIAPGDTLDPAHHRILLTNCFAQGAALMEGGNMSADGTDPARAFPGDRPSATMLADDLDAPTLGALIAFHEHRTFANAVLMGINPFDQFGVELGKKMAKDIESGGGSFDPSTQALLDLAGVRQ; from the coding sequence ATGGGCGACGCGGCTGGTACGATCCTCGACAGACTGGCAGGGCACGAACGACAGGGCCTGCACGCCCTGTTCGATGCGGACCCCGACCGGGTCGGGAAACTGGCGACGCGTTTCGAATGGGGCGAGGGCGAGACGGCGGGCGGGATCCGCTTCGACTGGTCCAAGACCCATCTCGACGACGTGCTGCTGGACGGTTTCGAGGAGCTGGCGCAGGCGTGCGATTTCGCGGGCAAGCGTAGAGCGTTGCTCTCGGGCGAGACGATCAACGTGACGGAAGGCCGCGCCGCGGAACACACCGCCCAGCGCGGGACCGGTGCCGATAGTTCGGTGGAAGAGGCGCAGGCGCTCCACCAGCGCATGCGGCTGCTGGTCGAAGCGATCCATGCCGGCGCGCTGGGCGAGATCGAGCACCTGATCCATATCGGCATCGGGGGGAGCGCGCTCGGCCCGGCCATGGCGGTAAGCGCCCTGACGCGGGACCTGGAACTGGTCGACTGCCACGTGGTCAGCAATATCGACGGGCTGGCGCTGGAAGCTGCCTTCGCGAAATGTAATCCGGCAAAGACGCTGATCGCGGTCGCATCTAAGACCTTCACTACGATCGAGACGATGACCAATGCGCAGAGCGCGCTCAAATGGCTGGAGGACAACGGCGTGTCCGATCCGGGGGGACGTGTGATCGCGCTGACGGCCAGTCCGGACAAGGCGGTCGAATGGGGCGTGGACGAGACGCGGATCCTGCCCTTCGGCGAGAGCGTGGGCGGGCGATACTCGCTGTGGTCGAGCATCGGCTTCCCGGTCGCGCTGGCCGCCGGGTGGGACGAATTCGAGGCGATGCTGGCCGGCGCGCGCGCGATGGACGAGCATTTCCGCGACACGGACGGGCGCGACAATCTGCCGCTGCGGGCGGCATTCGCGGACCAGTATTATGCGCGGCTGCGCGGATGCCAGACGCGCGCCTGCTTCGCTTACGACGAGCGGCTCGCCCTGCTGCCGGACTATCTCCAGCAGCTGGAGATGGAATCGAACGGCAAGCGGGTGACGAGCGCGGGCGAGGACGTGGACGGGCCGACGGCGCCGATTACGTGGGGCGGCGTGGGCACGGATGCGCAGCATGCGGTGTTCCAGTTGCTGCACCAGGGGACGCACCTGGTGCCGGTCGATTTCATCGCCAGCATCGCGCCGGGCGACACGCTCGACCCGGCGCACCACCGGATCCTGCTGACCAACTGCTTCGCGCAAGGGGCGGCGCTGATGGAAGGCGGGAACATGAGCGCGGACGGGACGGACCCGGCGCGCGCGTTTCCCGGCGACCGGCCGAGCGCGACGATGCTGGCGGACGACCTCGACGCGCCGACGCTGGGCGCGCTGATCGCCTTTCACGAACACCGCACTTTCGCGAATGCGGTTCTTATGGGAATCAACCCGTTCGACCAGTTCGGAGTGGAGCTCGGCAAGAAGATGGCGAAGGATATCGAGAGCGGTGGCGGGTCCTTCGATCCCAGCACGCAGGCCCTTCTGGACCTGGCAGGAGTACGTCAATGA
- the lepB gene encoding signal peptidase I, giving the protein MNATTDSDIADTGSKKAREEKKEDNFLVFVLKLALIVVVFRSFFFSPFNIPSESMLPTLMNGDYLVASKWSYGYTKHSMPFSAPVIPGRIFASEPDRGDVVIFKHPIDTSDYIKRVIGLPGDTVAMRDGVVILNGTPLERERAPDLLVPLSDNTECHQMARLDTLDNGEPACRYMRYRETMPGEDGASYYTFDLANMPQDNFGPIEVPEGQMFLMGDNRDNSLDSRFAAAPRGGIGLVDQDLLVGKAQFLMWSTDGSANWFLPWTWFQALRGDRLGTGL; this is encoded by the coding sequence ATGAATGCAACGACCGATAGCGACATCGCCGACACCGGAAGCAAGAAAGCCAGGGAAGAGAAGAAGGAGGACAACTTTCTCGTCTTCGTCCTGAAGCTCGCCCTCATCGTGGTGGTGTTCCGCAGCTTCTTCTTCTCCCCGTTTAACATCCCGAGCGAAAGCATGCTGCCGACGCTGATGAACGGGGACTACCTCGTCGCGAGCAAGTGGAGCTACGGTTACACCAAGCATTCGATGCCCTTCAGCGCGCCGGTCATCCCGGGCCGCATCTTCGCCAGCGAGCCGGACCGCGGCGACGTGGTCATTTTCAAGCACCCGATCGACACCTCCGACTACATCAAGCGCGTTATCGGCCTTCCCGGTGACACGGTGGCGATGCGCGACGGCGTGGTGATCCTGAACGGAACGCCGCTGGAACGCGAGCGCGCTCCGGACCTGCTCGTGCCGCTGAGCGACAATACGGAATGCCACCAGATGGCCCGGCTCGACACGCTGGATAACGGTGAGCCCGCCTGTCGCTACATGCGCTATCGCGAAACGATGCCGGGAGAAGACGGCGCGAGCTATTACACCTTCGATCTCGCCAACATGCCGCAGGACAATTTTGGGCCGATCGAAGTGCCCGAAGGCCAGATGTTCCTGATGGGCGACAACCGCGACAATTCGCTCGACAGCCGGTTCGCCGCGGCGCCCCGTGGCGGGATCGGTCTCGTCGACCAGGACCTATTGGTGGGCAAGGCGCAGTTCCTCATGTGGTCGACCGACGGCAGCGCCAACTGGTTCCTCCCCTGGACCTGGTTCCAGGCCCTGCGCGGCGATCGCCTGGGCACCGGGCTTTGA
- the plsY gene encoding glycerol-3-phosphate 1-O-acyltransferase PlsY, producing MRRMQGSDVLDSIWAFLVGFLFGSIPFGLLLTRMAGLGDVRNIGSGSIGATNVLRTGNKGLAAATVLLDAAKGAIPVLATPVLFPQAQSIFGGPAEIAAVAAVAGHCFTPWLKFKGGKGFATAAGVLAALNWPLVLLCAGIWAATLAISRISSVSSMLTVVAAPIAAAIFGLADLVAPLVAIAVIVLVQHRANIGRLMRGEEPRVGGKS from the coding sequence ATGCGCCGCATGCAGGGGAGCGACGTGTTGGACAGCATCTGGGCCTTTCTGGTGGGCTTTCTCTTCGGGTCGATTCCCTTCGGACTGCTGCTGACGCGCATGGCCGGCCTGGGCGATGTGCGAAATATAGGCAGCGGCAGCATCGGGGCGACGAATGTCCTTCGCACGGGCAACAAGGGACTGGCTGCGGCCACCGTCCTGCTGGACGCCGCCAAGGGGGCGATACCCGTCCTAGCGACGCCCGTGCTGTTCCCGCAGGCGCAATCGATCTTCGGAGGTCCGGCGGAAATTGCCGCCGTGGCGGCGGTTGCCGGTCACTGCTTCACGCCGTGGCTGAAGTTCAAGGGCGGCAAGGGCTTCGCCACCGCTGCGGGCGTGCTCGCCGCACTCAACTGGCCGCTCGTCCTGCTGTGCGCCGGGATCTGGGCAGCGACGCTCGCGATCAGCCGGATCTCCTCGGTATCCTCGATGCTGACCGTAGTCGCCGCGCCGATCGCCGCGGCGATCTTCGGACTTGCGGATCTCGTCGCGCCGCTTGTCGCGATCGCGGTGATCGTACTCGTCCAGCACCGGGCCAATATTGGCCGCCTGATGCGCGGCGAGGAACCGAGGGTCGGCGGGAAATCGTGA
- the rnc gene encoding ribonuclease III: MKGGLSGETRDWLKDTGFTVADEGRWVEALTHGSTGASRDYQRLEFLGDRVLGLSIADWLFERSDASEGVLAQRLNALVSKANCAAVARQIGASAHIRLGKQARDDGAADSDNVLGDIMESLLGANFLDGGFDASRALVHDLWQAQTEGEVGRSKHPKSALQEWAAGNRRAGPKYELVDRSGPDHAARFTVRVSIRNVGEAEATAGNKQEAETEAARIFMEKFG, translated from the coding sequence TTGAAGGGCGGCCTGTCAGGGGAAACGCGCGACTGGCTGAAGGATACGGGATTCACAGTCGCCGATGAAGGGCGCTGGGTCGAAGCACTGACCCACGGGAGCACCGGCGCATCGCGCGACTACCAGCGGCTCGAGTTCCTGGGGGACCGCGTGCTGGGCCTCAGCATCGCAGACTGGCTGTTCGAGCGGAGCGACGCGTCCGAGGGCGTCCTCGCCCAGCGCCTGAATGCGCTCGTCAGCAAGGCCAATTGTGCGGCCGTCGCGCGGCAGATCGGTGCATCCGCGCATATCCGCCTCGGCAAGCAGGCCCGCGACGATGGCGCGGCGGACAGCGACAATGTGCTGGGCGACATCATGGAATCGCTGCTGGGCGCCAACTTCCTCGATGGGGGGTTCGACGCCAGCCGCGCGCTCGTCCACGATCTCTGGCAGGCGCAGACCGAAGGCGAAGTGGGGCGGTCCAAGCATCCCAAGAGCGCGCTGCAGGAATGGGCTGCCGGAAACAGACGCGCAGGTCCCAAATACGAGCTGGTCGACCGCTCGGGCCCGGACCATGCCGCCCGCTTCACGGTGCGTGTCAGCATTCGCAATGTCGGCGAGGCGGAGGCGACGGCCGGCAACAAGCAGGAAGCGGAAACCGAGGCCGCGCGGATCTTCATGGAGAAATTCGGATGA